A stretch of the Papaver somniferum cultivar HN1 chromosome 6, ASM357369v1, whole genome shotgun sequence genome encodes the following:
- the LOC113289145 gene encoding uncharacterized protein LOC113289145 isoform X1 translates to MQARYQCSDVFMTELLGYMKTILPAGNMLPSTCSKAKQMIKPFQLSVQIIHACINDCILYRKDYANDDKCPKCGESRWKKPPEGSIPTSKKVLVKRLGYFPVTERLQRMYDTVWIAELMTWYAKVQESATHMRHPVDSAQQKEIDKKWPEFASEKRNVRLGLATGGFNPFGMMSTHSTWPVMIVCYNLPPSECMEKDFRMLTLLIRGPLGPNHNIDVYLQPLIDELNELWSLGTVTYDAHTKTDFTMRAMLLWCIHDFPAYAHVSGLRTSGRYGCPVCGENTEAFWLKCGSKFAYTGHRRFLRDRFHPYRKKTSQFNGPEDLRVAPRRLSGSELFNKTATADKEFGKLVKHPAIDSSWSKRSIFFSSHIGRMMRVYRVLGRNKNYIEGSITKQCGVNEGARHCAEILPDAKRKYLKCRGKIEMPCDAYEGPYPVGSQGKSCSLTNL, encoded by the exons ATGCAAGCAAGGTATCAATGCTCTGATGTTTTCATGACTGAGTTATTAGGATATATGAAAACTATTTTACCTGCTGGGAACATGTTACCATCTACTTGTAGTAAAGCTAAGCAGATGATCAAGCCATTTCAGTTGTCGGTGCAAATTATTCATGCTTGTATTAACGATTGTATTCTCTATCGCAAGGATTATGCCAATGATGATAAGTGTCCTAAATGTGGTGAAAGTAGATGGAAAAAACCACCAGAAGGGAGTATTCCAACTTCTAAAAAGGTTCTGGTAAAGAGACTGGGGTATTTTCCGGTCACAGAAAGGTTGCAACGGATGTATGACACCGTGTGGATTGCTGAGTTGATGACATGGTATGCTAAGGTTCAAGAAAGTGCTACACACATGAGACATCCAGTGGACTCTGCACAGCAGAAGGAAATTGATAAGAAGTGGCCTGAGTTTGCTTCTGAAAAAAGAAATGTTCGTCTAGGATTAGCAACAGGTGGTTTTAATCCTTTTGGAATGATGAGCACGCACAGTACTTGGCCTGTTATGATTGTTTGTTACAACCTTCCACCATCTGAATGCATGGAAAAGGATTTTAGAATGTTAACCCTGCTGATTCGTGGTCCACTTGGTCCCAACCataacattgatgtctatttacAGCCACTGATCGACGAGTTAAATGAGTTATGGTCACTCGGAACGGTAACCTACGATGCACATACGAAGACTGACTTTACAATGAGAGCAATGTTGTTGTGGTGTATACATGACTTTCCTGCATATGCCCATGTTTCTGGTTTGCGAACTTCTGGAAGATATGGTTGTCCTGTGTGTGGAGAAAATACAGAGGCATTTTGGCTAAAATGCGGTTCCAAATTTGCTTATACGGGTCATAGAAGGTTTCTAAGAGATCGGTTTCACCCTTATAGAAAGAAAACATCCCAATTCAACGGACCAGAAGATTTAAGGGTTGCACCAAGACGTTTGAGTGGCAGCGAATTATTCAACAAGACAGCAACTGCAGATAAAGAATTTGGGAAGTTGGTAAAGCATCCTGCCATTGATTCTTCTTGGTCAAAGAGGTCAATTTTTTTCAGCTCCCATATTGGAAG GATGATGAGAGTCTACAGGGTTCTTGGTCGCAACAAAAATTATATAGAAGGCTCTATTACAAAACAATGTGGGGTCAATGAAGGAGCACGCCATTGCGCCGAGATCCTTCCCGATGCGAAACGAAAGTATTTGAAGTGTCGTGGAAAGATAGAGATGCCCTGTGATGCTTATGAAGGTCCATACCCAGTTGGTTCGCAAGGAAAATCATGTTCATTAACCAACTTATAG
- the LOC113289145 gene encoding uncharacterized protein LOC113289145 isoform X5 has protein sequence MQARYQCSDVFMTELLGYMKTILPAGNMLPSTCSKAKQMIKPFQLSVQIIHACINDCILYRKDYANDDKCPKCGESRWKKPPEGSIPTSKKVLVKRLGYFPVTERLQRMYDTVWIAELMTWYAKVQESATHMRHPVDSAQQKEIDKKWPEFASEKRNVRLGLATGGFNPFGMMSTHSTWPVMIVCYNLPPSECMEKDFRMLTLLIRGPLGPNHNIDVYLQPLIDELNELWSLGTVTYDAHTKTDFTMRAMLLWCIHDFPAYAHVSGLRTSGRYGCPVCGENTEAFWLKCGSKFAYTGHRRFLRDRFHPYRKKTSQFNGPEDLRVAPRRLSGSELFNKTATADKEFGKLVKHPAIDSSWSKRSIFFSSHIGRRGIPIEACSV, from the exons ATGCAAGCAAGGTATCAATGCTCTGATGTTTTCATGACTGAGTTATTAGGATATATGAAAACTATTTTACCTGCTGGGAACATGTTACCATCTACTTGTAGTAAAGCTAAGCAGATGATCAAGCCATTTCAGTTGTCGGTGCAAATTATTCATGCTTGTATTAACGATTGTATTCTCTATCGCAAGGATTATGCCAATGATGATAAGTGTCCTAAATGTGGTGAAAGTAGATGGAAAAAACCACCAGAAGGGAGTATTCCAACTTCTAAAAAGGTTCTGGTAAAGAGACTGGGGTATTTTCCGGTCACAGAAAGGTTGCAACGGATGTATGACACCGTGTGGATTGCTGAGTTGATGACATGGTATGCTAAGGTTCAAGAAAGTGCTACACACATGAGACATCCAGTGGACTCTGCACAGCAGAAGGAAATTGATAAGAAGTGGCCTGAGTTTGCTTCTGAAAAAAGAAATGTTCGTCTAGGATTAGCAACAGGTGGTTTTAATCCTTTTGGAATGATGAGCACGCACAGTACTTGGCCTGTTATGATTGTTTGTTACAACCTTCCACCATCTGAATGCATGGAAAAGGATTTTAGAATGTTAACCCTGCTGATTCGTGGTCCACTTGGTCCCAACCataacattgatgtctatttacAGCCACTGATCGACGAGTTAAATGAGTTATGGTCACTCGGAACGGTAACCTACGATGCACATACGAAGACTGACTTTACAATGAGAGCAATGTTGTTGTGGTGTATACATGACTTTCCTGCATATGCCCATGTTTCTGGTTTGCGAACTTCTGGAAGATATGGTTGTCCTGTGTGTGGAGAAAATACAGAGGCATTTTGGCTAAAATGCGGTTCCAAATTTGCTTATACGGGTCATAGAAGGTTTCTAAGAGATCGGTTTCACCCTTATAGAAAGAAAACATCCCAATTCAACGGACCAGAAGATTTAAGGGTTGCACCAAGACGTTTGAGTGGCAGCGAATTATTCAACAAGACAGCAACTGCAGATAAAGAATTTGGGAAGTTGGTAAAGCATCCTGCCATTGATTCTTCTTGGTCAAAGAGGTCAATTTTTTTCAGCTCCCATATTGGAAG AAGAGGCATACCAATTGAGGCCTGTTCAGTTTAG
- the LOC113289145 gene encoding uncharacterized protein LOC113289145 isoform X3: MQARYQCSDVFMTELLGYMKTILPAGNMLPSTCSKAKQMIKPFQLSVQIIHACINDCILYRKDYANDDKCPKCGESRWKKPPEGSIPTSKKVLVKRLGYFPVTERLQRMYDTVWIAELMTWYAKVQESATHMRHPVDSAQQKEIDKKWPEFASEKRNVRLGLATGGFNPFGMMSTHSTWPVMIVCYNLPPSECMEKDFRMLTLLIRGPLGPNHNIDVYLQPLIDELNELWSLGTVTYDAHTKTDFTMRAMLLWCIHDFPAYAHVSGLRTSGRYGCPVCGENTEAFWLKCGSKFAYTGHRRFLRDRFHPYRKKTSQFNGPEDLRVAPRRLSGSELFNKTATADKEFGKLVKHPAIDSSWSKRSIFFSSHIGRILQRICLELLCAIRISPRMGLQREEI, encoded by the exons ATGCAAGCAAGGTATCAATGCTCTGATGTTTTCATGACTGAGTTATTAGGATATATGAAAACTATTTTACCTGCTGGGAACATGTTACCATCTACTTGTAGTAAAGCTAAGCAGATGATCAAGCCATTTCAGTTGTCGGTGCAAATTATTCATGCTTGTATTAACGATTGTATTCTCTATCGCAAGGATTATGCCAATGATGATAAGTGTCCTAAATGTGGTGAAAGTAGATGGAAAAAACCACCAGAAGGGAGTATTCCAACTTCTAAAAAGGTTCTGGTAAAGAGACTGGGGTATTTTCCGGTCACAGAAAGGTTGCAACGGATGTATGACACCGTGTGGATTGCTGAGTTGATGACATGGTATGCTAAGGTTCAAGAAAGTGCTACACACATGAGACATCCAGTGGACTCTGCACAGCAGAAGGAAATTGATAAGAAGTGGCCTGAGTTTGCTTCTGAAAAAAGAAATGTTCGTCTAGGATTAGCAACAGGTGGTTTTAATCCTTTTGGAATGATGAGCACGCACAGTACTTGGCCTGTTATGATTGTTTGTTACAACCTTCCACCATCTGAATGCATGGAAAAGGATTTTAGAATGTTAACCCTGCTGATTCGTGGTCCACTTGGTCCCAACCataacattgatgtctatttacAGCCACTGATCGACGAGTTAAATGAGTTATGGTCACTCGGAACGGTAACCTACGATGCACATACGAAGACTGACTTTACAATGAGAGCAATGTTGTTGTGGTGTATACATGACTTTCCTGCATATGCCCATGTTTCTGGTTTGCGAACTTCTGGAAGATATGGTTGTCCTGTGTGTGGAGAAAATACAGAGGCATTTTGGCTAAAATGCGGTTCCAAATTTGCTTATACGGGTCATAGAAGGTTTCTAAGAGATCGGTTTCACCCTTATAGAAAGAAAACATCCCAATTCAACGGACCAGAAGATTTAAGGGTTGCACCAAGACGTTTGAGTGGCAGCGAATTATTCAACAAGACAGCAACTGCAGATAAAGAATTTGGGAAGTTGGTAAAGCATCCTGCCATTGATTCTTCTTGGTCAAAGAGGTCAATTTTTTTCAGCTCCCATATTGGAAG AATTTTGCAGAGAATCTGTTTGGAACTTTTATGTGCCATAAGGATAAGTCCAAGGATGGGGCTCCAACGCGAAGAGATTTAA
- the LOC113289145 gene encoding uncharacterized protein LOC113289145 isoform X4 codes for MQARYQCSDVFMTELLGYMKTILPAGNMLPSTCSKAKQMIKPFQLSVQIIHACINDCILYRKDYANDDKCPKCGESRWKKPPEGSIPTSKKVLVKRLGYFPVTERLQRMYDTVWIAELMTWYAKVQESATHMRHPVDSAQQKEIDKKWPEFASEKRNVRLGLATGGFNPFGMMSTHSTWPVMIVCYNLPPSECMEKDFRMLTLLIRGPLGPNHNIDVYLQPLIDELNELWSLGTVTYDAHTKTDFTMRAMLLWCIHDFPAYAHVSGLRTSGRYGCPVCGENTEAFWLKCGSKFAYTGHRRFLRDRFHPYRKKTSQFNGPEDLRVAPRRLSGSELFNKTATADKEFGKLVKHPAIDSSWSKRSIFFSSHIGRKEFCRESVWNFYVP; via the exons ATGCAAGCAAGGTATCAATGCTCTGATGTTTTCATGACTGAGTTATTAGGATATATGAAAACTATTTTACCTGCTGGGAACATGTTACCATCTACTTGTAGTAAAGCTAAGCAGATGATCAAGCCATTTCAGTTGTCGGTGCAAATTATTCATGCTTGTATTAACGATTGTATTCTCTATCGCAAGGATTATGCCAATGATGATAAGTGTCCTAAATGTGGTGAAAGTAGATGGAAAAAACCACCAGAAGGGAGTATTCCAACTTCTAAAAAGGTTCTGGTAAAGAGACTGGGGTATTTTCCGGTCACAGAAAGGTTGCAACGGATGTATGACACCGTGTGGATTGCTGAGTTGATGACATGGTATGCTAAGGTTCAAGAAAGTGCTACACACATGAGACATCCAGTGGACTCTGCACAGCAGAAGGAAATTGATAAGAAGTGGCCTGAGTTTGCTTCTGAAAAAAGAAATGTTCGTCTAGGATTAGCAACAGGTGGTTTTAATCCTTTTGGAATGATGAGCACGCACAGTACTTGGCCTGTTATGATTGTTTGTTACAACCTTCCACCATCTGAATGCATGGAAAAGGATTTTAGAATGTTAACCCTGCTGATTCGTGGTCCACTTGGTCCCAACCataacattgatgtctatttacAGCCACTGATCGACGAGTTAAATGAGTTATGGTCACTCGGAACGGTAACCTACGATGCACATACGAAGACTGACTTTACAATGAGAGCAATGTTGTTGTGGTGTATACATGACTTTCCTGCATATGCCCATGTTTCTGGTTTGCGAACTTCTGGAAGATATGGTTGTCCTGTGTGTGGAGAAAATACAGAGGCATTTTGGCTAAAATGCGGTTCCAAATTTGCTTATACGGGTCATAGAAGGTTTCTAAGAGATCGGTTTCACCCTTATAGAAAGAAAACATCCCAATTCAACGGACCAGAAGATTTAAGGGTTGCACCAAGACGTTTGAGTGGCAGCGAATTATTCAACAAGACAGCAACTGCAGATAAAGAATTTGGGAAGTTGGTAAAGCATCCTGCCATTGATTCTTCTTGGTCAAAGAGGTCAATTTTTTTCAGCTCCCATATTGGAAG AAAAGAATTTTGCAGAGAATCTGTTTGGAACTTTTATGTGCCATAA
- the LOC113289145 gene encoding uncharacterized protein LOC113289145 isoform X6 — protein MQARYQCSDVFMTELLGYMKTILPAGNMLPSTCSKAKQMIKPFQLSVQIIHACINDCILYRKDYANDDKCPKCGESRWKKPPEGSIPTSKKVLVKRLGYFPVTERLQRMYDTVWIAELMTWYAKVQESATHMRHPVDSAQQKEIDKKWPEFASEKRNVRLGLATGGFNPFGMMSTHSTWPVMIVCYNLPPSECMEKDFRMLTLLIRGPLGPNHNIDVYLQPLIDELNELWSLGTVTYDAHTKTDFTMRAMLLWCIHDFPAYAHVSGLRTSGRYGCPVCGENTEAFWLKCGSKFAYTGHRRFLRDRFHPYRKKTSQFNGPEDLRVAPRRLSGSELFNKTATADKEFGKLVKHPAIDSSWSKRSIFFSSHIGRESVWNFYVP, from the exons ATGCAAGCAAGGTATCAATGCTCTGATGTTTTCATGACTGAGTTATTAGGATATATGAAAACTATTTTACCTGCTGGGAACATGTTACCATCTACTTGTAGTAAAGCTAAGCAGATGATCAAGCCATTTCAGTTGTCGGTGCAAATTATTCATGCTTGTATTAACGATTGTATTCTCTATCGCAAGGATTATGCCAATGATGATAAGTGTCCTAAATGTGGTGAAAGTAGATGGAAAAAACCACCAGAAGGGAGTATTCCAACTTCTAAAAAGGTTCTGGTAAAGAGACTGGGGTATTTTCCGGTCACAGAAAGGTTGCAACGGATGTATGACACCGTGTGGATTGCTGAGTTGATGACATGGTATGCTAAGGTTCAAGAAAGTGCTACACACATGAGACATCCAGTGGACTCTGCACAGCAGAAGGAAATTGATAAGAAGTGGCCTGAGTTTGCTTCTGAAAAAAGAAATGTTCGTCTAGGATTAGCAACAGGTGGTTTTAATCCTTTTGGAATGATGAGCACGCACAGTACTTGGCCTGTTATGATTGTTTGTTACAACCTTCCACCATCTGAATGCATGGAAAAGGATTTTAGAATGTTAACCCTGCTGATTCGTGGTCCACTTGGTCCCAACCataacattgatgtctatttacAGCCACTGATCGACGAGTTAAATGAGTTATGGTCACTCGGAACGGTAACCTACGATGCACATACGAAGACTGACTTTACAATGAGAGCAATGTTGTTGTGGTGTATACATGACTTTCCTGCATATGCCCATGTTTCTGGTTTGCGAACTTCTGGAAGATATGGTTGTCCTGTGTGTGGAGAAAATACAGAGGCATTTTGGCTAAAATGCGGTTCCAAATTTGCTTATACGGGTCATAGAAGGTTTCTAAGAGATCGGTTTCACCCTTATAGAAAGAAAACATCCCAATTCAACGGACCAGAAGATTTAAGGGTTGCACCAAGACGTTTGAGTGGCAGCGAATTATTCAACAAGACAGCAACTGCAGATAAAGAATTTGGGAAGTTGGTAAAGCATCCTGCCATTGATTCTTCTTGGTCAAAGAGGTCAATTTTTTTCAGCTCCCATATTGGAAG AGAATCTGTTTGGAACTTTTATGTGCCATAA
- the LOC113289145 gene encoding uncharacterized protein LOC113289145 isoform X2, with product MQARYQCSDVFMTELLGYMKTILPAGNMLPSTCSKAKQMIKPFQLSVQIIHACINDCILYRKDYANDDKCPKCGESRWKKPPEGSIPTSKKVLVKRLGYFPVTERLQRMYDTVWIAELMTWYAKVQESATHMRHPVDSAQQKEIDKKWPEFASEKRNVRLGLATGGFNPFGMMSTHSTWPVMIVCYNLPPSECMEKDFRMLTLLIRGPLGPNHNIDVYLQPLIDELNELWSLGTVTYDAHTKTDFTMRAMLLWCIHDFPAYAHVSGLRTSGRYGCPVCGENTEAFWLKCGSKFAYTGHRRFLRDRFHPYRKKTSQFNGPEDLRVAPRRLSGSELFNKTATADKEFGKLVKHPAIDSSWSKRSIFFSSHIGRAGHAYKQRKLCLRLQIQGGHVNFVLSAVVKSVG from the exons ATGCAAGCAAGGTATCAATGCTCTGATGTTTTCATGACTGAGTTATTAGGATATATGAAAACTATTTTACCTGCTGGGAACATGTTACCATCTACTTGTAGTAAAGCTAAGCAGATGATCAAGCCATTTCAGTTGTCGGTGCAAATTATTCATGCTTGTATTAACGATTGTATTCTCTATCGCAAGGATTATGCCAATGATGATAAGTGTCCTAAATGTGGTGAAAGTAGATGGAAAAAACCACCAGAAGGGAGTATTCCAACTTCTAAAAAGGTTCTGGTAAAGAGACTGGGGTATTTTCCGGTCACAGAAAGGTTGCAACGGATGTATGACACCGTGTGGATTGCTGAGTTGATGACATGGTATGCTAAGGTTCAAGAAAGTGCTACACACATGAGACATCCAGTGGACTCTGCACAGCAGAAGGAAATTGATAAGAAGTGGCCTGAGTTTGCTTCTGAAAAAAGAAATGTTCGTCTAGGATTAGCAACAGGTGGTTTTAATCCTTTTGGAATGATGAGCACGCACAGTACTTGGCCTGTTATGATTGTTTGTTACAACCTTCCACCATCTGAATGCATGGAAAAGGATTTTAGAATGTTAACCCTGCTGATTCGTGGTCCACTTGGTCCCAACCataacattgatgtctatttacAGCCACTGATCGACGAGTTAAATGAGTTATGGTCACTCGGAACGGTAACCTACGATGCACATACGAAGACTGACTTTACAATGAGAGCAATGTTGTTGTGGTGTATACATGACTTTCCTGCATATGCCCATGTTTCTGGTTTGCGAACTTCTGGAAGATATGGTTGTCCTGTGTGTGGAGAAAATACAGAGGCATTTTGGCTAAAATGCGGTTCCAAATTTGCTTATACGGGTCATAGAAGGTTTCTAAGAGATCGGTTTCACCCTTATAGAAAGAAAACATCCCAATTCAACGGACCAGAAGATTTAAGGGTTGCACCAAGACGTTTGAGTGGCAGCGAATTATTCAACAAGACAGCAACTGCAGATAAAGAATTTGGGAAGTTGGTAAAGCATCCTGCCATTGATTCTTCTTGGTCAAAGAGGTCAATTTTTTTCAGCTCCCATATTGGAAG GGCCGGCCATGCATACAAGCAAAGAAAGCTTTGCTTGAGGCTACAAATACAAGGAGGCCACGTAAATTTTGTTTTGTCCGCTGTAGTAAAGAGTGTTGGTTGA